A genomic window from Planctomycetaceae bacterium includes:
- a CDS encoding DegT/DnrJ/EryC1/StrS family aminotransferase, producing MENKLAIDGGKPVRTTPWPARALIGQEEKEAAIKVFNEALKSGEAFGYNGKCEQQYEKDFAEFMGGGFADGVNSGTNAVFCALGGLQLDALSEVIVPPITDAGGVMPVLFIGCVPVFADSDPKSYNTSAEQIEPLITKRTRAIIIAHIGGEPIDMDPIIELAQKHNLYVIEDCAQAHGAKYKGRLVGTIGDIAAFSTMFGKHHCTGGQGGVVYTKNEKLHWQAKRFADRGKPFNLTETNNVVAGINCNLNELSAAIGIAQLKKLPAIISNRRKVGESIKTGLQDFKAVSLGWQVSGTECSYWFLRIKLDLDKLKVDKDTFCKALTAEGLPVNPHYRHIQCEKPWFVNKAVFGKSSFPWQCSDYKGNKNPEYNLKNTIKVTDNHFNIAIHESYYQKEIDDILATLKKVEDFYCKIL from the coding sequence ATGGAAAATAAATTAGCAATAGATGGTGGCAAACCTGTAAGAACTACTCCTTGGCCGGCACGAGCTTTGATTGGGCAGGAGGAAAAAGAAGCGGCAATAAAAGTTTTTAATGAAGCCCTCAAATCAGGTGAAGCCTTTGGTTATAACGGCAAATGTGAGCAACAGTATGAAAAAGACTTTGCAGAATTTATGGGGGGTGGTTTTGCTGACGGTGTTAATTCCGGTACTAATGCTGTCTTTTGTGCCTTAGGCGGGTTACAGCTTGATGCGCTATCTGAAGTCATTGTCCCGCCTATTACAGATGCCGGCGGGGTAATGCCTGTGCTTTTTATCGGTTGTGTACCTGTTTTTGCAGATTCAGACCCCAAAAGCTACAATACAAGTGCAGAGCAAATTGAGCCATTAATTACAAAAAGAACTCGCGCAATTATAATAGCTCACATTGGTGGCGAGCCTATTGATATGGATCCGATTATAGAATTGGCACAAAAACATAATCTGTATGTTATTGAAGACTGCGCCCAGGCTCATGGAGCAAAATATAAAGGCAGACTTGTCGGCACAATAGGCGATATCGCAGCCTTTTCAACTATGTTTGGTAAGCACCATTGTACTGGCGGCCAAGGCGGAGTAGTTTACACTAAAAATGAAAAATTACATTGGCAGGCAAAGAGATTTGCTGATAGAGGAAAGCCTTTTAATTTAACTGAGACTAATAATGTTGTCGCAGGTATTAACTGTAATCTCAATGAACTTTCAGCAGCGATTGGCATTGCTCAGTTGAAGAAATTACCTGCTATCATTTCTAATCGCCGTAAGGTTGGCGAATCTATTAAAACAGGTTTACAAGATTTTAAAGCTGTTTCATTAGGCTGGCAGGTGTCTGGCACAGAATGTTCTTACTGGTTTTTACGTATTAAACTTGATTTGGACAAACTGAAAGTTGATAAGGATACTTTTTGCAAAGCTCTTACAGCAGAAGGGCTTCCGGTCAATCCGCATTATCGACATATACAATGTGAAAAACCATGGTTTGTAAATAAAGCAGTATTCGGCAAAAGCAGCTTCCCATGGCAATGCTCTGATTATAAAGGCAATAAGAATCCAGAATACAATTTAAAAAACACTATCAAAGTCACGGATAATCATTTCAATATCGCTATTCATGAAAGCTATTACCAAAAAGAAATCGATGATATCCTTGCCACATTGAAAAAAGTAGAAGATTTTTATTGCAAAATCCTTTAA
- a CDS encoding amidohydrolase — translation MPTKIIDIHNHPNWHGHNIDALIANMNKYGIEKTWLLAWEISKEEFDIAPIYHQVMDPRGLCAPLWMVVEGLHKYPDRFIGGWAPDPRDKFVRAKIKAAINLHGIKIYGELKCRLRYDNPDAIATFQYCGQLGLPVLFHLQYDRQVINAFASNIDNWPEWYGGDISVVETMCRLCPDTKFIGHGPGFWQAISVEGNDTDTYYPTGQIKVEGLLAKLMRKYDNLYCDLSAGSGCNALERDLQYAEKFITEFQNRIMFGRDYFDNRQLNVLKKLNLSENISAKILYINAENILKNKDI, via the coding sequence ATGCCAACAAAAATCATAGATATTCACAATCATCCCAATTGGCACGGCCATAATATTGATGCTCTCATTGCAAATATGAACAAATACGGAATTGAAAAAACATGGCTTCTGGCATGGGAAATATCCAAAGAAGAATTTGATATCGCTCCGATTTATCATCAGGTGATGGACCCTCGAGGCTTGTGTGCTCCTTTGTGGATGGTGGTTGAAGGATTACATAAATATCCAGATAGGTTTATCGGCGGTTGGGCACCAGACCCAAGAGATAAATTTGTTCGCGCTAAAATAAAAGCTGCAATTAACCTCCATGGAATCAAAATTTACGGCGAACTGAAATGTAGATTACGATACGACAACCCCGATGCAATTGCAACTTTTCAATATTGTGGTCAACTCGGTCTTCCTGTTTTATTCCATCTGCAATATGACAGGCAGGTTATAAATGCCTTCGCAAGCAATATAGATAATTGGCCTGAATGGTATGGTGGAGATATATCCGTTGTGGAGACCATGTGCAGGCTCTGCCCTGATACAAAATTCATCGGCCACGGCCCCGGCTTCTGGCAAGCTATATCTGTTGAGGGTAATGATACTGATACTTATTATCCAACAGGTCAAATCAAAGTGGAAGGCCTACTGGCTAAATTGATGCGTAAGTATGACAATCTTTATTGCGACCTTTCAGCGGGCAGCGGATGTAATGCATTAGAAAGAGATTTGCAATATGCTGAAAAATTTATAACAGAATTTCAGAATAGAATAATGTTTGGTAGAGATTATTTTGACAACAGGCAACTTAACGTATTAAAAAAATTAAATCTGTCTGAAAATATCAGTGCCAAAATCTTATATATTAATGCAGAAAATATTTTGAAAAATAAGGATATCTAA
- a CDS encoding Gfo/Idh/MocA family oxidoreductase produces MKIGIIGAENSHTTRIAHTINVEKLIKGFTVDYVWGETDEYAQKAAKEGKIPNMVKRPIEMLGKIDALIVDHRHGKYHLKSALPFVKKGIPCFIDKPFCYRYAEGKEFLKIAKKYGTPVTSFSVIPKQKTFIEFTKKLFNNGDVLAGTMYGPADLKSKWGGVFFYGIHQVDAALNVFGYNVVKVLITKNGNGSTGQMIYSDGKIVTLNLVKQGHHGFFIDAMCTKGFIQQTIVYDENPYLNGIKTFTKMFKSGIEPEKYENILKPVQVLEAMEKSIASGKIENVER; encoded by the coding sequence ATGAAAATAGGAATCATTGGAGCCGAGAACAGCCACACAACCAGAATAGCACACACTATCAATGTTGAGAAGTTAATTAAAGGCTTCACTGTAGATTACGTCTGGGGCGAGACGGATGAATATGCTCAAAAAGCCGCCAAAGAAGGAAAAATACCTAACATGGTTAAAAGGCCCATAGAGATGCTTGGCAAAATAGATGCCCTTATTGTAGACCACAGGCACGGTAAATATCATTTAAAGTCTGCATTGCCATTTGTTAAAAAGGGAATACCCTGCTTTATCGACAAACCTTTCTGCTATAGATATGCTGAAGGAAAAGAGTTTCTAAAAATCGCAAAAAAATATGGCACTCCCGTTACAAGTTTCAGCGTAATTCCAAAACAGAAAACTTTTATAGAGTTTACAAAAAAACTCTTCAATAATGGCGATGTTCTTGCGGGAACCATGTATGGGCCGGCAGACTTAAAAAGCAAATGGGGAGGAGTATTTTTTTATGGTATTCATCAGGTCGACGCCGCTCTAAATGTTTTCGGTTATAATGTAGTAAAAGTTTTAATTACAAAAAATGGCAATGGTTCCACCGGCCAGATGATTTACTCTGATGGTAAAATTGTTACTTTAAATCTTGTAAAACAGGGTCATCATGGTTTTTTCATAGATGCTATGTGCACTAAAGGTTTTATACAACAGACCATAGTTTATGATGAAAACCCATATCTAAACGGCATAAAAACATTTACAAAAATGTTTAAAAGTGGTATTGAACCGGAAAAATATGAAAATATTCTCAAACCAGTTCAAGTTCTCGAAGCAATGGAAAAATCCATCGCCTCCGGCAAAATTGAAAATGTAGAAAGATAA
- a CDS encoding amidohydrolase family protein, with the protein MIIDIHTHLLDGISDNTVQILRAAARFSINHLCTSMGQKWQHNPTEYEIKQANNYVLKLVNHWPKRITGFCYLNPNNENSIEEMHRCFKAGMRGIKLWVAARCNDPLVYPIIENAIKLDIPILQHTWEKASGNYENESLPRHLAEVAIHYPKAKFIMAHSGGNWQKGIRTVSSITNIIIDTAGFDPTEGFMETALKEVGPKRIVYGSDAQGRSFASQLAKINSIKMSKQTRELILYKNAIELLKINL; encoded by the coding sequence ATGATTATTGACATCCATACGCATTTACTTGACGGAATTTCTGATAACACCGTGCAAATACTTCGAGCCGCAGCTCGTTTTAGCATAAACCATTTATGCACATCCATGGGGCAGAAATGGCAGCATAATCCAACAGAATACGAAATTAAACAAGCTAACAATTATGTATTAAAACTTGTCAACCATTGGCCGAAGCGAATAACAGGTTTTTGCTATTTGAATCCAAATAATGAAAATAGTATAGAAGAGATGCATCGATGTTTCAAAGCCGGAATGCGAGGGATAAAATTATGGGTAGCTGCACGCTGCAATGATCCTTTGGTTTACCCGATTATAGAAAATGCCATCAAACTTGATATTCCAATTCTTCAGCATACCTGGGAAAAAGCGTCTGGCAACTATGAAAATGAGAGCCTGCCGCGGCATTTGGCCGAGGTCGCAATCCATTATCCTAAAGCGAAATTTATCATGGCCCATTCTGGAGGTAATTGGCAAAAAGGCATCAGAACAGTAAGTTCAATTACCAATATTATAATTGATACCGCTGGTTTTGACCCGACAGAAGGATTTATGGAAACGGCTTTGAAAGAAGTTGGTCCAAAAAGAATTGTTTATGGCTCTGACGCCCAGGGTCGCAGTTTCGCATCTCAATTGGCCAAAATAAATAGTATAAAAATGTCCAAACAGACAAGAGAGCTCATTTTATATAAGAATGCTATTGAACTTTTGAAAATAAATTTATAA
- a CDS encoding amidohydrolase family protein gives MDISKSCVAAIEGIFYKDVQSANRYLHKIVKKHKKKFLLFSIINPAFPGWKKDMDECVTTLKTTGVRLFPGYHGYNITDKCCLELLSKLQKLNIPVQIAPRIYDIRMHPSNFIIPDSNIKAIPQILKTFPKLRVCIINLKTLNEAFENVKTIRHLKNCFIDISFVEGVNCINNLIKTAGVDRIVFGSNTPLFISLSAAYKLKESNLNKQQFDKIAWQNAENFLGKVQ, from the coding sequence ATGGACATATCTAAATCGTGCGTTGCCGCTATCGAAGGAATTTTTTACAAAGATGTTCAGTCGGCAAACAGGTATCTTCATAAAATAGTAAAAAAACACAAGAAAAAATTTTTGTTATTTTCAATAATCAATCCTGCTTTTCCAGGCTGGAAGAAAGATATGGACGAATGTGTCACGACACTAAAAACTACCGGTGTCAGACTTTTCCCCGGATATCACGGCTATAACATTACAGATAAATGCTGCCTTGAACTTTTAAGTAAATTACAGAAGTTAAATATTCCAGTTCAGATAGCTCCTCGTATTTATGATATCCGAATGCATCCTTCAAATTTTATAATTCCCGACTCAAATATTAAAGCAATTCCCCAAATATTAAAGACGTTCCCAAAGTTGAGGGTTTGTATTATTAATTTAAAAACTTTAAATGAAGCTTTCGAAAATGTTAAAACAATACGTCACCTTAAAAACTGTTTCATCGACATATCTTTTGTTGAAGGTGTTAATTGCATTAATAATCTAATTAAAACTGCCGGAGTTGACAGGATTGTTTTTGGCAGTAATACGCCTCTTTTTATTTCTTTAAGTGCTGCATACAAATTGAAAGAATCCAATTTGAACAAACAACAATTTGATAAAATAGCATGGCAAAATGCCGAAAATTTTCTCGGAAAAGTTCAATGA
- a CDS encoding aminotransferase class III-fold pyridoxal phosphate-dependent enzyme translates to MKNDGTNQAVRGAPLSWRKYHESTKYIPQGTSTSSKTPLFEDSEPAQIARGKGCRVWDLDGNEYIDFRNGLGPVLLGYCFPQTDEAIINQLKNGIVFGHPHQLEGEVAELLVDNIPCAERVRFLKTGGEAIAACIKIARNATGRKKIIHCGYNGWLNSFTNSGFKPAGLTNARAEAGLPEEILALHSALPWANTTTWEQTFSKYGKDIAAVVIAPDYPEMAKGKDFLPQIRILTQKYGSLMIMDEIVTGFRLALGGAHQYFDFMPDLAVFSKGLSNGMPLSAYLGKSELIDSSRKIGISSTFGGETLSLASAKACINFIKNNNVIPYLWQIAETIWPKVNSLFVKYKVDATIKGFNVCPYINFADFKTKQAFFNACYKNNISMYHVPYVNYSHKKNDIEEALVRIEKAILEISGR, encoded by the coding sequence ATGAAAAACGATGGAACCAATCAGGCGGTAAGAGGTGCGCCTCTATCGTGGCGTAAATATCACGAAAGCACCAAGTATATCCCTCAGGGCACTTCAACGAGTTCAAAAACGCCCTTATTCGAAGATTCCGAGCCTGCACAAATCGCAAGAGGCAAAGGATGCAGAGTATGGGATTTAGATGGAAATGAATATATAGATTTTCGTAACGGCTTAGGCCCTGTTTTACTGGGTTATTGTTTTCCGCAAACAGACGAAGCTATTATAAATCAGTTAAAAAATGGGATTGTTTTTGGTCATCCGCATCAGCTCGAAGGTGAAGTTGCTGAACTCTTGGTAGATAATATCCCGTGCGCCGAACGAGTACGATTTTTGAAAACCGGTGGAGAAGCCATAGCAGCATGCATTAAAATCGCAAGAAATGCTACTGGTCGTAAAAAAATAATTCACTGTGGTTACAATGGCTGGCTAAACAGTTTTACTAATTCAGGGTTCAAACCAGCAGGTTTGACAAACGCTCGAGCAGAGGCTGGCTTGCCCGAAGAAATCCTCGCATTGCACAGTGCCCTGCCATGGGCAAATACTACCACATGGGAACAGACTTTTTCAAAATACGGTAAGGATATTGCCGCTGTTGTAATTGCACCAGATTACCCCGAAATGGCAAAAGGAAAAGATTTTTTGCCCCAAATCAGGATTCTTACTCAGAAATATGGCTCACTTATGATTATGGATGAAATCGTTACCGGTTTCAGATTAGCACTGGGCGGAGCTCATCAGTACTTTGATTTTATGCCCGACTTGGCGGTTTTCAGTAAAGGATTGTCGAATGGAATGCCATTATCAGCTTATCTTGGTAAAAGTGAACTCATAGATTCCTCAAGAAAAATTGGGATTTCCTCAACTTTTGGAGGGGAAACGCTTTCACTTGCCTCGGCTAAAGCTTGTATAAATTTTATTAAAAACAATAATGTTATCCCGTATCTTTGGCAGATTGCAGAAACTATTTGGCCAAAGGTAAACAGCCTGTTTGTAAAATATAAAGTAGACGCAACAATAAAAGGATTTAATGTTTGCCCTTATATCAATTTCGCAGATTTTAAGACTAAGCAGGCATTTTTCAATGCTTGTTATAAAAATAATATTTCAATGTACCATGTTCCTTATGTAAACTACTCACATAAAAAAAACGATATAGAGGAAGCCCTTGTAAGAATCGAAAAAGCTATTCTCGAAATTTCAGGAAGATAA